GAGAGTGATATAGGTTGAGTTCTATATTTGTCTTCATATATGTGTACCTCCCGTTAGTACTATCTTGAATAATTCTGATTGATATGAAGACTATATAGTGAACCTCTTTCtttatactgaaaaataaatggaaatatcatGATGCAGTTGTTAACTGTAACCCTCAAATGCGGCTGACTTACGTCCCTTCTCATCATATTATTACAGCATAAGAAATACCTTTTATATGAAATTCCTTTCAGTATTATGGTCCAAAAATCATATAATCCTGAGAACTAATTTTTTTCCAATGATAACCAATGTATCTCTCCTGGAATTTGACCTGGTCTAACTTTGTGAGTACCTCCAGAAATATGTAACAATaagattgtaaatattttaatccAAACTTTTAACTTAAGAACTTCTCCTGATATACCCCAGGAAATAATCctcatgataaaaagaaaaagctttaatTCACTTTAGGTGTATGATACTTTTGATTGTCTTGAAAGAAACTTTGAGTGATAAACTGACATGCAGTGGTTATCCCAGGGCAAGTGATCCCCCTGAACTCATTACAAAATTGATATCAAGTAAAGCATTCTTACTTCATTTCAAGTATTttaaagacgatgctgtgaaagtgctgcactcaatatgtcagcaaatttgaaaactcagcagtggccacaggagtggaaaaggtcagttttcattccaatcccaaagaaaggcagtgtcaaagaacgttcaaactaccacacaattgcactcatctcacacactagtaaagtaatgttcaaaattctccaagccaggcttcagcaatacgtgaaccgtgaacttctagatgttcaagctggttttagaaaggcagaggaacaagagatcaaattgccaacatcctctggatctttgaaaaaacaagacttccagaaaaccatctatttctgctttattgactatgccaaagcctttgactgtgtggatcacaataaactgtggaaaattctgaaagagatgggaataccagaccatctgacctgcctcttgagaaacctgtatgcaggtcaggaagcaacagataggactggacatggaacaacagactggttccaaataggaaaaggagttcttcaaggctgtatattgtcaccctacttatttagcttataagttaaatactctatgatatgcagagtacatcatgagaaacgatgggctggatgaagcacaagctggaatcaagattaccgggagaaataccaataatctcagatatgcagatgacaccacccttatggcagaaagtgaaaaggaactaaagagcctcttgatgaaagtgaaagaggagagtgaaaaagttggcttaaagcttaacattcagaaaactaagatcatggcatccggtcccatcactgcatggcaaatagatggggaaacagtggaaatagtggctgactttattttgggagggctccaaaatcactgcagatgatgactgcagccatgaaattaaaagacgcttactccttggaaggaaagttatgaccaacctagacagcatattaaaaagcagagacattactttgtcaacaaaggtctgtctagtcaaggctatggtttttccagtggtcatgtatggatgtgagagttggactataaagaaagctgagcactgaagaattgatgcttttgaactgtggtgttggggaagattcttgagagtcccttggactgcaaggagatccaaccagtccatcctaaaggagatcagtcttggttgttaattttgaagctgaaattccaatactttgggcacctgatgtgaagagctgactcatttgaagaccctgatgctgggaaggattgagggcaggtggagaaggggacgacagaggatgagatggttggatggcatcaccgactcaatggacatgggtttgggtggactctgagagttgatgatggacagggaggcctggtgtgctgaggttcttgggtcgtaaagagtcggactcgactgagcaactgaactgagctgaaagtaatatttatttcaatatatttcttaaatgctTATTTAGGACTTCATATATGTAAACAGTTGTGCTAATAAGCACCACAAAAGATTAAAGAATAGTGAGACTTGTAAAGTGTAATCTGAAAAAACATAAGCTAAAAATAAGTATTACACAAGATCATTTGTGGAAACAAAACTGTAGCATTTAAACTTTCAAGAAAGGACCATTTCAATTGGAGATGAAGATAGATACCTAGAGGGAGCATTCTCAGTGGAGAGACctgtatgaaaaaaaataataaaaaacatgtACCAGAGAGAAAGTTTTGTCCAGAGCCTTTcaataattaatttttgtataacatATGGTTCATTAGGAAAATTGTGGAAGCAGAGATCTCAGACTTAAGTTTGGAATAAAAGTGCTCAAATAATGTCAGCAAATGCAGAgtaatatgtgtgcatgtgtgtgtttatttatcaTGGTATCTATACATAGATCTTAACAAATtgaacatatatattcatatatgaagTTCTTCATATGTATACCATATATACAAGCATAGTCTGGTGCAATGGCAATCCATCAAAAGTTATTGAAGAGGAATATTATTTAATCAGGATTCTGTTTATAAAGAATAATCTGACAGTAATGTTTGGGAAGTAAGAGAATATCAACATGACATAAAAGAAGTAACAAGACTATTACAAATGACAAATGTGAGTAATTTTAGGTCCTCAGTGGTGTCAGTAGGAATGAGTATGGATTCAGTGGTGAGATTGGAAGGTAAGAGATGGACCTGAAGATAAATCACATATTATCATAGAGTATAAAGTGGGACAAAGGATGACATTTAAGCACTTCAGGGCACAAATCATGCAAGCTTCTGGTTCATTTTATCTTTCCCAGCTACTCACTGAACTCTTTGATATTATATCATCTTACAATTATTTGAACTTTGGTAATATGCATTTGAAGCCTGTGTTACTCAACAACATATTCCAATAACTTTTCcatattacttctttttttttttttatcagtttcgTCATTTCTAAACTATAGGAAGGTTGAGCCCATTTCCTTCCTATTCTGCCACTTCACTTTTCTTCTCTATGCCCATCCCAATTAAATCTGAAACCTCatctcttagctttctgaattAGTGAAGTTTTCAgattactgtatagcacacaaGTAAACTAGACAATGCCTTAAAGGCATCATGGACAATGAGAGGCAGCTCTCCTCTTATTATTCATAGACATCCACTATCCTCTTCTGATTTGTTCtgactttcatttatttaactcctttctcatttttttctttttatcttctcatCTCTgctgatttctctgtgttaatatGAGAATTGAGTctgcaaaagaaataaatttcaccATGTCCCAGAGAGAATGTATGAAAGTCCTTTTAATAGTTAGCAAAACTCCTGTGATTGGctaatttactcaaactcaaagtCGCCTACACTGTGGAGGTAACCATGATATGAGCTTCCAGGCTACACAGCTGTATTACTATCAAAAAATTTACATTCAATTTTTTCAGCGCAATTGTGCTATTATAGTGCATAATGCATTTATGGATCCACATTGAGAACGTATGTGTATAATATGTTGTTttcctgtttcagttcagttcagttgctcagtcctgtccgactctttgcgaccccatgaactgcagcatgccaggcctccctgtccatcaccaacgcccggagtccacccaaacccatcccCTCTAGGTTTTTACAGAGCCCCtgattgagtttcctgagtcatatagcaagttCCTGTTTACTATATGTCTGTCTATTTCGCATATGATAATGTAggtttccatgttactgtctccatacatctcaccctctgctttcTCCACCACCTccatccataagtctgttctctatgtctgtgtctccactgctgccctgcaaataattccattagtaccatctttctagattcaatatatatgtgttagtacacaatatttatttttatttctgacttacttcactctgtataataggctctaggttcatccacctcattagaactgactcagatgagttcctctttatggctgagtatcattctattgtatatacgtaccacagcttctttatccattcaactgttgatggacatctaggttgcctccatgttctagctgttgtaaatagcgctgcagtgaacactggggtacatgtgcttttttcagttttgatttccgcAGGGTATGTGCCGAGGAGTGGGATTGCGGTGACCCTGTTCCTGTAAATGTGTCTTTTCCCCTTCTCCCTGCACACTCAGCAGAGGGGATGTTAAAATAAGTGGGTCACATGCACAGAGTTTCAATGTTCTGCCTCTCTAGGGACCTGTGGCTCTGCTAAGAGATCTGGGAGCCCTCGGAGGTGGCACTTCAGTAAATGCCATCAGTGGCCACCACTGTCCCACCCAGGCTCCACCTTGGGACCTGGTGATCTCTAAACCCATGATCAAACTTTTCCCCCAGTTGTGGCCACCCCAAATCTAATCTATTTTCCTTAATTGTCTTGCAgaaagatttatcaattttagaGGTATAACTGCTCTATTATACTCCCAACAAATTGGCTGTCATatccttttaaatgttttccaaaCCAATAGCTCTTCTTTCCCCTCATACaatagaagtaaaataaataaaaccaaaaaaaaatttaatttcacttatttaaattgaaatgtgaaatatatttcttaagtTTATTAGATTTGCAATTTTTCTGTTAAATGTCCATTGCCCCTTCCTTCCACTCAGATGTTTGCATGTCTTTTATGAATTGTAGTAGTTTCTTATATGTGTGTTAACCAGTTTCTTTCTCTCATAaatgtcttcaattttttttgtattttatgtgGCTATTAACTCTGctgttttattattatgtaaaagttttaaaaaagtcaaacagAATAGTAAGGCAGCTCAGATATTACTATTAGTGAGGAGTTTCTACAAGGGTGAGCAGTTAGTTAACATAATCTATGATTTCACATGCGTGAGCAACTTTCCTCCAGTAGGTGGACTCTGTGATTAGATGCAACTTGTGCTTGGAGACACTCCCTTTAGCAATGGGAGAGAGGAGGAACATTATGGGTTTCCCTCCAGTCTTTAGTTACACTGCTCCTCATTGTCCAAATGTAGACAGAGACATTTGAAAGGGAAGGAGTCTGAATTTGACAGTGGTCTTTAATTATAAAGCAAAACACAGGAAAGGAAGTAGGAAAATGGATTGAGGGCGAAAGGAAAATGATCAAAGAATCACTTGCATCAGTTAATCTGGTTATTATTTCTAGATTTGGTCTTTTGGTAATAAACCCTTTTCTTGACTTTTCAAAGTATGAGATTTTTACTGTGGAAAAGCATGAAAAACCTTGTCTAACTATTTAGAGGGTAATATATATGAAAGTTCTAGCTTAGTGCCTAGCAGTTGGTAGGTTCTcagtaaattatttatttctttcataattgTACATGTAAAGATCAATACATGTTTTTGTTTATAAATGTAgaattgttaatattttctgtctCAATTATGCTTGATCGACATCTCCAGGTTTTTCTTAATGCTATGCATGTATTAATACTCTTAATTGGAATCGGCCCATGATAGAGGTATTTCTAATAATAAGCAAGTCAAACAATAATATGAGAGGAAGAAATCTTTATTTAATTAGTATATATAGTAATTAGAGTGTCATATATGATGGACTGCCGATCAAAACCAAACAGCATGAAAATATCAAATACATAAGTGTATCAATATAAGTAGCAATGTATTCAACTACAGACTGATAAATCAATAATAACTTAAAATACTCTATTTCAAAAAACTTGATAGAAAATTGACTAACAATAAAGAGGAAAGTGTTGattagcaaataaatattttatatgaattcatattcaaatataatatcttaaactcaaaatttatattcaaatggaaatatatagCTTACTTCTGTCACACAGTATTGCCTAAGAAGGAATTAATTTTTGAGAACTTGAGGTATGAGGCATTTGTTAGATTATGGCTTCCAATTGCAGAAATTTGCCAGCAATATTAAATGAAGGCAACTGTGGTATATAACTTCTAGTTCTAAGATGTGTTGAAAATTGTAACTATTATACTCTGAAACTAATAGTAACTGTTGGAACTAACCATGCTGGAACACAGTTTTGACCTCAAGAGTAATTATTTAGTTTATCCCTATTGAAAACTAGTAGCTTATATTTTGGAGTACATTTTAGCAGAAAGTCTCTTTTCTGAACTTGTTTATTCGGCTCAGAAACTAATCATGTgctaataatttaatattttatattgaaagttgtcatttcccattttctcaatattctttgattttgaaaaaagttttctCAAATTGCAATCAGCAGCCCACATGGCATGGTAATTGTTTCAGAATGTTATGATCCgttcataatttttttcataacGTTTATTACTTCCTTATTTCTTAAACTATAAATAAAAGGGTTTAATAAAGGAATCACTAGAGTATAAAAAATAGCAACAGGTAAATCTTTATCTTCTTCATTAACTGAATTCGGTCGAATGTACGTGAAGAGAAGAGAACCATAGAAAACTGAGACAGAGAGGAAGTGGGATGCACAGGTAGATAaagctttctttcttccttctttagatTTCATCTTGAAAATTGTGAAAATGATGTAAAGGTAAGAAATTACTACTATGGTAATAGTGAATACTTGAACTGATCCTccaaagataaatatcattaaTTCATTGATATAAGGGTCCACACAGGAGAGTCTGTATAATGGAAGAACGTCACAAAAAAAGTGATTGATTTGGTGAGAACCACGGAAAGTTAACCTAAACAGAAACCCTATGTGAATCATGGAATGCAGATTTCCAGCCACATATGCCCCTGTggtcatctgaatgcagagtttctgtGGCATCATGATGTGGTACTGCAGTGGTCTGCAGATGGCCACAAAGCGATCATAAGCCATTGCTGCCAGGAGAAAGGAGTCTGCACTTTCAGcaagacagagaaaataaaattgtgccATGCATTCATAGAGAGAAATCATCTTGTCCTTAGAAAAGAAGTTCTCCAACATCTTGGGGGTAATGGCACAGGAACAACAGGAATCCATCAGAGCGAGGTTACCCAGGAAGATGTACATTGGTGTGTGAAGACGATGCTCTGTGACTATCAATGCCACCAGGCCAAGATTCCCCACCATGGTGATCACATAGATGGTGAGGAACACCAGGAACAGAAGAGTCCTCAGCTCCGGGTGATCTGTAAATCCTGTGAGGATAAATTCAGTTGCCAAGGAGCAGTTATCCTCAGCCATCTCTACCGTGTTTGTTAAGATAAGAATTATGGAGATATAAGATTCTAATTTAGAGCATGTATAATTTTaccttcaaatttttctttttacaacaAGGAGAGGagcttctttttcagattctcccACTGTCTCTGTGATACAGGCACACAGACTTCTAAGGGACATTTTTTCCCTTAACATGTCAGCCTCTATGGACCTCAAATCTAAAACTCAAGTTCATGAGACTATTTTGATAATTCCAGGGAGGATGCTTACAGTGGGAAAGGTTTGTCTTTATGAAATTGTACAAGCACAGTGTACAAATTTAGGGTATCCATATTTGGTTCAATGTCCTCAAATAGGTTCAGtgtcagtatttaaaaattttcagaataagtttaaaatcaatttttccttacatatattttttcattgagCAAAAGTTTCCATATAATCTCCCAGTGGAGTGcctgtttgaaaaaaaatacagtagacAGCTTAAAATTTTGCCTTAGGAGTTGCATGAAGATTACTAAGATTAAAGAGAGGGCTATTCcctattcagttttaaaaatagtgatcTTTGGTAGCTAAGGAATTAAATATCCATTCATTGGCATATCTTTTACTCCTTTTCCCAGTGTCATACCTATTTCCATAAATACTGACTCTGTCCATGATTATTTCTGGTGCTTTTGCCCATGTATCTAAATCACTTACTCTTTTCATATAAAGCATAATTTACATGTAAGGCTATTTAAGAAAGTTTTAACTAAATTCCCCAGACCACACTGATCTCCATTTTGCCTGCCCTCAAGCATGTTTTACATATGCAACACAATCTAGAATGCCTTATGTATaatctacatttttatatttgaaagcatAATTTCCTTATTAAATTGTAGGCATTTTGAAGTTAACTGTGACTTGTACTGCTTATGACAGCTGTACTGTTCTAGGAGGAGAAAACAGTATTGATCCCAGCCCTACCTCCATCCCAGTGACCTGGAAGGGGTGAAGTTGTTTTCAGAATCCTATCAGTGATCCTTAGTGACCTCTCCTGCAAGGTGAGTCTATTAATTTTGAAGAAGAGTctacaaagaaaaattttcaaaccTCATCATTCAAAAATtggggattaatatccaaaatatataaggaactcatacaactcaatggtAAAAGTAAATCTGATTTAAAAGTGGGCAGAGGAACTAAAAGGGTATTCTTCCAAAAGACATTCAAATAATCAACAGCACATGAAAGGGTATTTAGTAGCaataatcattaggaaaatgcaaatcaaaaacacaagCTGTTACCCTATACCTCTCAGAATGCTTGTCATCAAGAAGGCAAGAAATAACAAGTCTTGAcaaagatgtgaagaaaagagaactcttaTGCACTattggcgggaatgtaaattggttcagccatTACAAATAAGATtaattttcctcaaaaaattaaaaataaaaccatcatatgatCCCTAAGTTCCACGTCCAGGTGTataatcaaaaggaaatgaaaacaagttaTAAAAGGGTTATCTGCACTGTAATATTTATTGCAACATTATCCACAATAGACATCTAGTGTCCATCATAGGATGGGTGGATAAAGAAGACGAGGTGGATagtgtggtgtgtatgtatgtagacatacatacatatatacatgcacacacacacacacacacacacacacacacacacacaattgaatattattcagccatgaggaAGAATGATACCCTGCCATTTGTGaaaacatgaatggacctggaggacGTTATGCTAAGTGgttgagaaagacaagtactgtatggtATAATTTATGTGTGGatctaaaaaagcaaaacttataAAAACAGAGTAAAATGGTATTACTAGGGGATAAGGAGTAAGAGAATAGGAGTAATGTTGTTTAAAGGTACAAACTTGCAACTAgtagataaataagtcctggaaTCTAATGAACAGTATAGCTAATAtagacaaaaatatttactataaccATCAAAAGTACTGAGACCAGATCTTAATTATTCTCACCACAGAGAAGAAATGACAATTATGTGACATGATAGACTCTTAAATGTTACAATGGCAATCATATTGCCATATACAAATGTATCAAATCAGCATGTTATATATGTTAAACAATGGTTTTAAGATAAAATAccatatgtatatttaatttaaaaataagtatcctTTCATTTGAATCTACTCATCTACTATTTTTCCTACTCTAAAAAGCTATGTAAGACTTTCCAAAGTATATCACAGTGGATTAAAAGCTAACAAATAATAGTAAGCTTGCTTTTATACTTTAGTTTTTGCATAAACTTAGAAGAGAAAACCCTTTAAATCTTCATGCAATTTTTGAGgacaaattttgttttcttcttaaaaagcTATCATTTAGTGATCCACTAGGACTGTTAACTGTTAGGTTTAATAATATAAATTCTTTGgtcaaaatagttttatttttccataatcaAAATATCAGAGTAAAAATACCAACTGAAaattttggttatttcttttaaagtactAAAAATAATCCAATTAATTATGCAGCTAAGTTAGAAAATGTTCATTGTAAGTGCCTGAATTATTTAATAGAGTTCCTTTTTGTCTTTACCTGTATATTTTGAAGTTCTACCttaatctgaaaaggctattgtgaataacagTTTGAATCTCATCCTAATTTTCCACAGTCTTCAGTTTTGAAAAGAGCTAAAAAGATAATGGCATAGTTGAAACCTAGTAACAACCAAAAGATGCTTAATAATTgcagataaatatatattaatggaTGTTAAcgctaaaagtaaaaataaattagaatattCCCCTTACCTatatttcactgagaatgttttataGCAACTCATGTTTCCTTTTGGTCTTAGATCTTACAGAATTTCAGAATATAAACTTTTGTCTCTAAAACATTTgggattaaaagaatgaaaatctggGAGACTGCAAATAGGTCAGAGTCAATAATTATGTTCCTTACGATGCAAAGTTAAAAATTTCCATCAAATCCTAAGGGATTTCCTTGCACAGGCATGAGAGTATTTCTGTGGGGAGATTCAATCCCCTACACATAAAAACATGCCTTGTAAGACTAAGGTTGATGATCACCTTGCTAATTATTATATATGTTCTTATTAAATGCTGTTTATTATCtgcataaattttaaatgagCAGAAAACAGTCTCATATTAATTTTACCTTTTACTGGAACAATTAATATGCCTTATGAAAGATTATTAGAATTTTGAAAGGAGACTAAAAGATGTGATAGGTTTAACCGGGGTCATTAACTTTACTCTGTGATTTACATTTGTCccaatatcttttaaaaacctcATTGGAAACTGTCATATCATTATTTATTCCTACATATGAATTACTGAAATGTTTCTCCTACCTTTGCAGTTTCCCTCAGCTACCATTATcttttttaccttattttttccccttccttccacTCTACTGTTCAGTAACtgaattgtgtccgactctgcaaccccatggactgcagcataccagtcttccctgtccttaactattttccagagtttgctcaaactcatgtccattgagtcgatgatgccatccagccatctcatcctctctcatccccttctcctcctgccttcagtttttctggacatcagggtcttttccagtgagttggttcttcacatccggtggccaaagtattggagcttcagcttcagcagcagttctaccaatgagtattcagggttgattccctttaggattgacttgtgtgacctccttgcagtccaagggaccctcaagaaccTTCATTCCGTTAGTCACCTTCGATATGCTACGTATTTATTTGTTATTGTATCACAAGGAGTCAGTCGGTCACTCCTTTCACCCAATCACCATTAGCATATAGACTTAAGAGGAAAGGGATTTCTCTGTTATGTTCACCCCTGTATATTCCTACCACCTTAAACAATATGGGACATTTTgtagtgctcaacaaatatttgtccgATGAATGAAAAAATTATCCTCTCCTACTCAAGAGTTTGCAAGATCTTTCATTGGTTTTCCACacaagtccatttttttttttattttggtcttttcAGATGCTGCACAGTCTGTCTGAATTTTGCCTCCCACCTTTCTTTATTCCTCTCACCTAAGGGCACTTGGCCACGTGCATCCCGTCACTGTTCTTCTCTGCACCTGTTTAATTAATGTGCTTATGTTTCCCTCATCTAAAACACTGTCCTCCTCTCTTTACTCCAAGAACTACTCCATCCTCACCTCAAATCAGATCTCCTCCTTAAGGACTTTCCTAGGTTCTtcaatttatgttttcatttcctaaTATAAAAAAACTGTTGCtcttcagtcgctcactcatttccactctttgccaccccatggagtgcagcacgccaggctttcctgtcttttgccatctcccagagcttgctcaaactgatgtccactgagttggtgatgccatccaaccatctcatcctctgtcacctgcttctcttcctgccttcagtctttcccagcatccgagtcttttctaatgagttggctcttcacatcaggtgaccaaagtatacATGATACTTGTTTTTATATTGCATTTGCTACTTGATGAAGTATGACTTTTGTGTGTCTTGATTTTAAGTCTTGATTATATATGCTTAAGTCAACAAGTCACTGACACTATCATATGTATTTGGAACCTGTGTTCACAAATGGAACGAGATCCTCAGTAcgtgctttttttattttaaaaatttcagttcagtttaaccTAAATCAAGTGCTTGCAATAGacatggtgttggaaaagacggTGGGTAAAGTGCACACAGAATGTGAGCATGTGGGGATAAGACTTTCTCAAGTTTCACAAATACTTCTGAAAGGAATCTCCTAGTGAAGACAGAGACACTTACATTGCTAACTAGCAAGCAATTTAGGCTGTGATATAAAAAAGTATAACTAAGCTGTATTAAAATATAGTGAACAAAGTTAATTGTGACCTGgacgaattaaaaaaaaaagatttctaagTGAAATTGTAATTCCTGATGAATCTTGAAGATAAATTAGGATTTTATAAGCAAAGCACATGAGGAAAGAATTAGCATGAGGGAATCATGTGATAAAAGCCTAGAAACTTGAAAGAGCAAGACCTAGTTAAAAGATTAATAGCAACCTAGGGTGGTAGAAGTTTACTTATACATAATGTAAAGAGAACAGGTAATATAAAGGGAATGGAGAATTAGATTGGAAGTTGTTCTGTGGGTTCctttccattgatttttttctgtccttCCCAATTTATCAAACCCTGTTTCTCAGTAAAGTCACAACTAACTCTGAATGCCTGCTCCAAAGAACATCTAATTATCTTTCTAACCAAACTGTAGGCTTTGACTCTATTGAAAATCTTTACTTTTGGCTTCTGTGATAACACTCACTGCTTCTATCTTCCTGATTGCTCCATCTGAGTCTTTTATGCTGAgttgtgtttctttcttcttccttaatTATACTAATGTTCCCCTGAGTTCTATACTTGATCTCATTCTTCTTTCATTCTAGAATTTCCCCCAGATTGTCTCATCTCCTTATGTATTTCACCTGTCTTCTGACTGCTGGTTGCTTCACAATATGAGAGATTCCAAACCATTTTTGGTGTACATTTGTGTCAGTAAAGTCATTTGGTATATTTCTAAAtctacacattttatttataaattagatAGATGTACCATAATGCTAAAATATTATGcatattataaaacataaaaatggaaattaaaacaataagactaaatgatagaaatgatactagattttaagattttaagaTTTTAGATTATATTAGATTATATttagattatatttaaaatttctttttaaattattattgatcttataaaaaattttatagcACCTCTCTTAGAGGTTCTTCCCTATGATTAAGGTCAGTGGCAAGCTTTAACAAACCAGTTGGACACTTTGGGTCATTAGATTTGTGTCACCCCAGCAGATAAATAGCAATAATTAGCTTCAGTACTTCCTGAAGTCAATGGGAATATGACTGGTAGTGGGAGAATGTAAAAATGTGTAAGGTTTTAAATGCCATGTCATCAGTTGCAGACGTGAAGACaataacactgctgtatgtattttcttcctgttttggtaagaatacattgtgtgtgtgtgtgtgtgtgtgtgtgtgtgtgtgtgtgtgtttataatatacagataatatat
The genomic region above belongs to Muntiacus reevesi chromosome 21, mMunRee1.1, whole genome shotgun sequence and contains:
- the LOC136152461 gene encoding olfactory receptor 5K1-like, whose translation is MAEDNCSLATEFILTGFTDHPELRTLLFLVFLTIYVITMVGNLGLVALIVTEHRLHTPMYIFLGNLALMDSCCSCAITPKMLENFFSKDKMISLYECMAQFYFLCLAESADSFLLAAMAYDRFVAICRPLQYHIMMPQKLCIQMTTGAYVAGNLHSMIHIGFLFRLTFRGSHQINHFFCDVLPLYRLSCVDPYINELMIFIFGGSVQVFTITIVVISYLYIIFTIFKMKSKEGRKKALSTCASHFLSVSVFYGSLLFTYIRPNSVNEEDKDLPVAIFYTLVIPLLNPFIYSLRNKEVINVMKKIMKSQEFC